The segment TATGTGTCCAAGTCCACCTGTCGGGAAAATCTGGGGCCGGCCACCACCGCTTTGAGGACGAAGAGTCCCAACACGAGCCGCACAAGCATCCTCATACTGTCGTCCACCTTGACACGGACACAGAGATGTGCAGTCAAAGGGggagaaacattaaaatatttacTTATGTGGATGCAATACAGGACATCAGTTGTCCCATGTAACCAAAAACTGACcttctttaatatatatatatatatatatatatatatatatatatatatataccacttCCATTACCACTCCTAAGTACAAAAGCACAGCTGTTAGAATTGAACCTGTTGAACACTTCAACATGTCTTCATGATACTGGCTTCATAAGCAGCCTATATGGTACCATAAACCAGGGCTTGACATTGTGCCACATCACTCAGGTCAGAGATTTCATTACTGAGGTGCAGACAGCTGGAGGAATCAACGTATGGGGGCTTCTTGCCTCACTGGAGCCGGAGGCTCCCTGTTCCAGAGAGCAGCCATCTTGGCTCAAATCAGAGCTCGCCTGTGACGTGTCAAAGGTCAGAAGTCGCAGTCGATCTGATAAGGAACATTGGGAATGTTTTCATCAATTGGCAGTACGAAACACTTCTATGCACTACGTACTTCTATGAAATCTACTTTCTGTTAAACCCTCTAAGAAGTTGTTTTGCCTCTAAAAGTGTCAGAAAAATGTGCAATGAGAAGGCGCTTTTGGTTCAATATCTgccagttatttaacaatactgtatattgtgAGTTTGTAATAACAGTTTAAAGGAGAAGGGATTTTGGTGTCTTCTTTTCCAGTAAAAACACGATTAAGGccacattttaatttctgtatttttGGATTGAAATCATTTTTCCcagtcacagaaaaaaaagaggctttggCGGAAACGTGCTGCAACATTCTtggcaacaaacacaaagtgaaaGCACAGACAAGAGGGCCTTTTCTACTTCAATCATAAATTTGCATGTATGATTTTCACTGCATGGGCGCAGAACCACCATTCACTGCCGTGACCTCGATAGCTGCTGTTCATAATGTTAGCGAGGTTGGTTAAGTTCATAAATGTGAATCCCTATAGTGGGAAGTGCTATTAGGATTATCATATATTAATTACCGTTTAGGTAATTATGTGTAGGAATAAATCAGTCTGTATAGGACCCTAATAGCAGGTGTAGCCACGCATGTCAGCAGGCCGGAGATGGATGATGTGCAAaccaagaaaagaagaagagtttaAAGAGAGTCCTGCAGGCCGGGGCAGAAAAACGGAGAGCAAGGgaagggaagaagagaagaaaggagtgagacggagagagagaaacgtggACAAGATGTTGGCCCTCAGGGTTAgatggagagagtgagggaaaggctgagagagagagagagaaagagagagagagagtgagagggagagagagagagagggagagagagagcgagtgagagagagagatagagagagagagaggtttctaAGCTAACTCGACCCCTCGCCCTTTACAGAGGGCCTTTATGAGGCCCGGTCTTTGCCTGTCTCAGCACTCAAACTCCAAATTCCACCGAGGTTTGTGGACAGGATGGCAGTGAGTTACTGCTGCAAGGAAAAGCTTCATTCAGCAGTGAGAGTgctcatagacacacacacacacacacactttcacgcacacacacacacacattctagcACACACTCGGAAAGACAGGTCCTCTCACAGATGCACACTCTGTCTTAACACACCTATctttcagagagagaaaacctCTGAGACCTCTGCTGCTATTCGGGGATGAGGAcgaatataaaacaaacaaaaaacaaacaaacacaaacacattcacacgttATTTAAGTACTACATCAAATCTCTGTTGATTTCAGATTATACCTGTCATTATCTCTTGGAAATGTCCAACATGAACTGAGTGCACTCTATTGAGAAAAGGTGAGCAGACTGGTGAGCATTCCCACTGAAATAACCTTCTGTCACCCCAGCATGGTTACACTGAAAGAGGGACTATACTAGAGACAGAGGTGTGCTTATACAGGCCATcacagtgtacagtgtgtggAAACTGTGTATGAGGCTAGCCTCCTGACTACCTCCGTGTTGTGCTTGGCTTCCTCTTGGGCATTCCTGATGTCCAGCGATTCGACCTTCTTTACCTTTGAGCAAACTTGACGGGACGTCCCGGTTTTACTACCGGTGGCACCAAAAACTTTGACTCGCAAGAAAAAGGGTTTGAAGGAACTTGAAAATCCTCACTCAAGCAGGCGACTGCGATGACATACGAACACAATtcagaatatataaaaatgaactACAAAAAAGATTCCAATGACACTCTTTGGTATATTCTAGCAAAAACTGATGGCAAAAAAAGTTAAAGACTCGATACATCTCTTAAGGCAAAATTCATGCACGCTTGCTTAATGAGATATTgcatcaaaagaagaagaaaaaaacccagctgcagctgtcaAAACTGCAAAATAAGTCAGTATCATCGACGCTGCCAATAGTAGTGATAATGAAATAAAACCCCACCTGTCGGACACTCCGCACGCACCTGAATCACTCAATCAATGTGCTGAAGTTTAAAAAACTAACAGCAACCATATCATAACCACgaaaggacaacaaagacatccGCATTTCATTCACCAAAGCAAATCCCTGAATGGAAATAAAGCAGCTGCACCGGCAACCAATTGGCCAAGCGGCTGCTGAATATCAGTATTTCTTGGAGGGGCAAGCAGAGCCTAATCCCCTGCACTATAGAGCCATTGAGCCGGCATGAAGATAGCACCAAGAACGCTTACCTCTGTCTCCTGCTTTCCCGAATGGTCCCTTCAGCCGTGATGGAGATGCTGAGGACTCCGGGACTTGGCCAATGGTGAGAGGTCGCGCAGGGTGCCTTGAAGAGGGGAGGGCgcgtgtgtgaagtgtgtgaaaggtgtgtgtgtgtgaatgtgtgtgtgcgtgtgtgtgtgtgtgtgtgtgtgtgtaggtctgtgcgCTCTGGCAGACCTGAGTGCCCTGTCGCTTATGTGTGAAGGTAGGCACTGAGACTGATTGGACCGAAGCACATTGCTTTTGGTCAGTCAGAGTGCACCCACCCCACACCGTacacccaaatgcacgaccATCTCAAATACCAcacatactacacacacacacacacacaaacacacacatacactcacacatatacagacaccagacatagagagaaagagagagcaaagcCCTCCCCCAatcgcaaaatacttttttatccCTTACAAGAGTATCCCTTATTCTAAGAGTGTAGCTCAATCAGACTGAAATATTTGTCTGCCTTTTCCTAAGGTGAAACTCTGGCATGTGTTGCTTTcatgtatggggggggggggatccacGGGGCCCTCGTACACAATGGGACCTCTGTGAGAAGAACCTGTTAGCATGGTGCTGAGAGGAAGTCCCCTCTTGGAGGAAGGCCTCCGGCCCCTCCCTTCTGGTCGAAGCTGCTTTCTCTTTGCGCCGTCGCTCGCCAAACGTTCCGGTTCGTGGGATTCTAACACGCGACTGATGAGATGAGCGCCTGAAGAGAGCCCGAGGGAAGTGGCTCTTTCGCAGTTCTGTACCAATGTGCGTTCAAGGAGGTGCGTCAAACACTCAGAGACGGTCTTCAATGTGCATTGTTTCAGCAgaaaacacaggacacacagaggatgCTCCTGGTTAGCATAAGTCTGTAAGCTTTATGTGTCTCAACCTGCccaccacccctctctctcgctctctctctctcactcctatGGTAACTCAAGACCTTTTGATGAGTGAGGGGAAAAGGACCTCGCGAGAATGCCAGAAATCCATCTGCACCTGCCATGTAGGCTGGGATTTATATTCAGGGCTTTTCTTCTGCTAAGCATTCTCAAAAGGCAAATAACTGaatacctaaaaaaaaagaaaagctggagACAATGATTGATGCACAGTGTCGTTCCACTTGTTCAAGGCATTCATTTAGTAACTGTCAGCGAgataaagtaaagtcataaaataaCATAGATGATAGCTGGGAAAATGTGCTGTCTTAAATCACAACAGTCaacctgttcttttttttacccccaggttggaaaaacacttaaaaactaAAATTCTTAGACCATGTGACCCAGCTCTATCTGGAGCCTTCACATGTTTGGGCAGGGGAGAGGGAGTACTGATCTGTGCTTGTAATTTTACAGTAACGTAAACAGTAATATATTCTGGACAGAATACCACACATTGTCTGATTATTATTTGTagatttaattacattacattttgcattaaaatgtaatctaattgatggagatggagaaaaatGACAACGTTTCACCGGTATCATTTGGCTCATCTTcagatgttttattcaaattgaagacaattcaaatgaaatctcttttctttttttttcatcaaatttattttgtatagaaaACATTAACGAATATTGCCCATGgatattctttatatattttttttcctccaatattaaatacaaataaattaccTATGGAAAATATGCATATTTGTAGAATAGAGTGATTTATGTAAATATGATAGCAAACCTAAGACACAAGACCATTCATTTGGCTTAAAGCAAAATGTTTCctgaaataatatattatatttttgccATTCATAAGCTTTGCTTCCTGGTCAAAGACGCATAATGACAATGAGTCCTCAACAAGTCATGAACACATTTTGTTCTCTTGTCCGCAAAAATCACGGTTTGCTGAGAGCTAAATTGTAATCACATTTTTATTCTGAATGCAAatgtttacaacaacataaGGCACAACTAGTGGTCAACAGCTTGCAGCATCAACACAGCTTATAACCAGCCAGTTCCTTgtctttaacaaaaaaaaaaaaaaaaaaatcttttagaTGTTATGCAAATTTCACTGAAACAAAATCAATATCTTCTGGAAATTGAAAAGGAACTATTCTCTAAGCCACAGCAATGAAACAAGTTGGTGCCAACTAatgtcaaatatttgaacttcACAATAAATGCACATATTACTCGTGTCAACAATTTAGATTCACAGATAATCATCAGTTGCGAGAAATTAGAATTTGCACACAACACAACGctgatttcttttctctttagaTGACAATGGACCTCAGCATTCGGAAGCACAGAATGACATCTCTTGGAATTGGTGGCTTGATCGTATTTCCATCCAGTCTGAGATAGCGCAGTCGAGGAACACTTTCGTTAACGGAGTCGTCCACAGCGTCAATGGCGACAGGGCAGACGTTGGCGCCACTTacacctgtaaataaacaaaGGCAATACATGAGTTACGATAGCATTACGGGATACCTCTCTGATGAATAACCCTATTCAATAGATACGTAGAAGAAACACTATGCATATACAGCTCAAATTATTCACGTCAAACTTACTTTTGATATTGTTGTGGTCGAGGTGAAGTTGTTCAAGGCCTGAGGAAATGAGGGGAACCTCGGTCAGCTGGTTGTGGGACAGCTGCAAGTCCAAAATGCTGGagacattgaacacatttttgGGAACTCCACTGCTTCCAAGCTTGTTGTGGTTGAGCCTCAGAAATGCCACTTTTGGCAAATCTTTGAAGTAATTGGCTGGAATCTTCTCAATGTTGTTGCCATCAAGGAAAAGCTGGGTGGTGGTAGGTGGTAAGCCAAGAGGCATGCTACTCAGCTGGTTCTTTGCTAGATTGATCTGTACCAGGTTCTTTAGACCCTTCAGGCTCACCTCAGtcacatcatcatccatcagcTTGTTCCCTTGGAGGTCCAGGAGGTTAAGCTTATCCAGACCCATGAAGACACGAGAAGGGATCCTGGAGATTCGATTGCGAGAGAGACGTAGATGCTCCAGGCTGGCTGGCAGGGGAGAAGGCACAGTGGACAAGAGATTCTCATCCATGTAGAGGTGTGCCAGGTGAGACATTGCACTGAGGACACCGTCTTCTACTCCCTTAATATTGATCCTGTTGCGGTTTAGGTTCAACCAGCGCAGCTGTGTGGCGTTACGCAGGGCATGTGCTGACAGGACTTCGATATGATTGTTCTGCAGGTAAAGATACCATGTGTGTGGAGGGATGTTGGGGATGATCTTCAGGCCTCGATTGTCACAATAGACAGCACGGGGGAAGTTAGTGGGGCAGCGACACTCTTTGGGGCAGGCTTGGATCTGGGCCATATATTCCTCATGGCGCATGTCTTGGCCAAGAACTTGTCCAACCAAGCACAAGCAGAGAAGACTCATGAGTGGTGCCATTTTGATGCCCAACCTATGAGGGAAAGGCACACAAGAGGGTTAGACCATTTGCTAAATATTGGGGACTTTGAGGAATAAAGTCCACACTGCAATGCAACTGTTTGCATTAGATCCTGTGTATGTTACATAATCTAGATTAATATTAATCTAGTCTTGGTTAGGCCTTTCATACTCTAGAAATCCTGCAAATCATGCAGCTGGCATCAAATACAAGGGCGTCAGCTGCCTAAGCGTTCACAAATGTCCTCTCGTTAAAACCCTGCCTCAAATTAGCCACCGGCGTATGTcgcctgctctaccactgatgTCATTATCATTAAATTCCAATAACAGCTGATGGTAACCTGCTCTCTGGGTCATTTATTTACTTCCTTTGCCCACCGATGACATGTAAAGCTCCAAAGACAGGATGCAGGTCAACTTTAATTGTATTAGGACAATCTTAAAGCTCAGACTTGGCTTTGCATGTCAGTGCTTTTAATTGCAACATGTATGGCTTTGGTTTGTTCAGCTGATACAATGATGCATGCAAATAAACACTCATGCAAACATTCACTTCAGGGGAACCACATTTTTCCCCACGTTAGCCATGGCAGTAGAGCGAAACGGCAGATGGCCTGGTACTAGCCCCACAGGGGGTGAAGTGAGAAGCAAAAGGTGGGATGAATAGATACTATGTAACAAACGAGTGCACAAACTAAAAAGATAGAGTCAGCTCTATCATCTTCCATCCACCCATCTCTTAAG is part of the Cyclopterus lumpus isolate fCycLum1 chromosome 23, fCycLum1.pri, whole genome shotgun sequence genome and harbors:
- the kera gene encoding keratocan, which gives rise to MTSVKEMIYIDVRHPNSPNRPPTNNTYSILSVLPVSKVQPWGNQTNNNTTLTGLNMRKQEHSSQTRLGIKMAPLMSLLCLCLVGQVLGQDMRHEEYMAQIQACPKECRCPTNFPRAVYCDNRGLKIIPNIPPHTWYLYLQNNHIEVLSAHALRNATQLRWLNLNRNRINIKGVEDGVLSAMSHLAHLYMDENLLSTVPSPLPASLEHLRLSRNRISRIPSRVFMGLDKLNLLDLQGNKLMDDDVTEVSLKGLKNLVQINLAKNQLSSMPLGLPPTTTQLFLDGNNIEKIPANYFKDLPKVAFLRLNHNKLGSSGVPKNVFNVSSILDLQLSHNQLTEVPLISSGLEQLHLDHNNIKSVSGANVCPVAIDAVDDSVNESVPRLRYLRLDGNTIKPPIPRDVILCFRMLRSIVI